In Desulfosediminicola ganghwensis, a single window of DNA contains:
- a CDS encoding FAD-dependent oxidoreductase, with amino-acid sequence MAKVIFGAWDNRVIDNREKKIFEIEDYPEFTNFDEFNPGNPVKAFFGGHGFFIFEKNVNLLDAAYQHMGRVTEESCGKCTPCRVGTQIITTRLKRLIDNGCGKDGRFSKTEITERIEEIREIAEQVRTTSLCGLGQTATVALLAMIRYFEEELIREAAEGVCSLPQKGTTYVSAPCIEACPSRVDVPRYIDYVKDGKFTHSLGVILQKYPMAATCGRVCVRFCEIACRRTQVDEAVGIKILKRFVADHEKDLINQWFDSYKPVETKDPELKIGVIGAGPAGISAAYHLLLRGYKVDIFEAKSVPGGMAYTGIPEYRLPKSVLSKEVSIIESLGGRIFYDQKMGRDFTMSDLMSRGYKSVFLAVGAHKGKQIGVSGEDVNLEGYDFGVDFLLRLNRDHIDQGLPLKMGKKVVVVGGGNVAMDCARSSLRLGVEEVHLVYRRSRAEMPADHEEVEAAEKEGVQFHYLTNPVQIFSEDGKVCGMELIRMELGEPDESGRRGVSPVAGSEFTLDVDQVIPAIGQAVELGFVTPEEDHIEFSRWGTIKCNDDTLMTSRKGVFGGGDAVTGPATLVQAMAQGERGARSMADYLTFGRVHFDPMRRMSQLVADVQPMISTGINIPVKHEYRVKLRELDPEVRKRLFEEVEKPISVEEAYREADRCMRCYRVYSVITEQ; translated from the coding sequence ATGGCAAAAGTGATTTTTGGGGCCTGGGATAACCGGGTCATTGACAACCGGGAAAAGAAAATCTTTGAGATTGAGGATTATCCCGAATTCACCAATTTTGATGAATTCAATCCGGGTAATCCCGTCAAGGCGTTTTTTGGTGGTCATGGTTTCTTTATTTTTGAAAAAAACGTCAACCTACTCGACGCGGCGTACCAGCATATGGGGCGGGTAACCGAAGAATCCTGCGGCAAGTGTACTCCATGCAGAGTTGGCACGCAGATCATTACCACCAGACTGAAGCGGCTGATTGATAACGGTTGTGGTAAAGACGGTCGGTTTAGCAAAACCGAAATTACCGAACGGATCGAAGAAATCCGCGAGATTGCCGAGCAGGTTCGCACCACCTCGTTGTGCGGACTGGGGCAGACCGCCACTGTGGCCTTGCTGGCGATGATCCGCTATTTCGAAGAGGAACTGATACGTGAAGCCGCCGAGGGGGTGTGTTCCCTGCCGCAGAAAGGTACGACCTATGTCTCTGCGCCATGTATCGAGGCATGTCCCTCAAGGGTCGATGTGCCCCGCTATATCGATTACGTCAAAGACGGCAAGTTTACCCATTCCCTGGGGGTTATTCTGCAGAAATACCCGATGGCCGCGACCTGCGGCAGGGTGTGTGTGCGGTTCTGTGAAATAGCTTGCCGCAGAACTCAGGTCGATGAAGCCGTGGGCATCAAGATCCTGAAACGTTTTGTCGCAGATCACGAAAAGGATCTTATCAACCAGTGGTTCGACTCCTACAAACCTGTGGAGACGAAAGACCCTGAACTGAAAATTGGCGTAATCGGTGCTGGTCCAGCAGGTATTTCCGCCGCATATCACCTGCTGCTCAGAGGCTACAAAGTCGATATTTTCGAGGCCAAGTCTGTGCCGGGCGGCATGGCCTACACCGGGATTCCCGAATATCGCTTGCCGAAGAGTGTATTGAGTAAAGAGGTATCGATTATCGAGAGCCTCGGTGGCCGGATATTCTATGACCAGAAAATGGGCCGTGATTTTACCATGAGTGACCTGATGTCACGGGGCTATAAGAGTGTATTCCTTGCTGTTGGCGCTCATAAAGGCAAACAGATCGGGGTGAGCGGCGAAGATGTGAACCTTGAAGGCTACGATTTCGGTGTTGATTTTCTACTTCGTCTCAACCGCGACCATATAGATCAGGGATTGCCGTTGAAGATGGGCAAAAAGGTTGTGGTGGTCGGGGGTGGAAACGTGGCCATGGACTGTGCCAGATCCTCACTCCGCCTGGGCGTTGAAGAGGTTCACCTGGTGTATCGCAGGAGCCGGGCGGAAATGCCGGCCGACCATGAAGAGGTGGAAGCTGCGGAAAAAGAGGGTGTCCAATTCCATTATCTGACTAATCCCGTGCAGATCTTCAGTGAAGACGGCAAGGTATGTGGCATGGAGCTTATCAGGATGGAGCTTGGCGAACCGGATGAGAGTGGCAGACGAGGTGTCTCCCCTGTTGCCGGCTCTGAATTTACCCTTGATGTGGATCAGGTAATTCCGGCAATAGGACAGGCTGTGGAGCTTGGTTTCGTAACACCGGAAGAGGATCATATCGAATTCAGCCGCTGGGGCACCATCAAGTGCAATGATGACACCCTCATGACCAGCCGCAAAGGTGTTTTCGGCGGTGGTGATGCGGTCACCGGACCAGCGACCCTTGTTCAGGCCATGGCCCAGGGAGAGCGGGGCGCCAGGAGCATGGCAGACTATTTGACGTTTGGCCGGGTTCATTTCGATCCGATGAGGCGCATGAGCCAGTTGGTGGCGGACGTTCAACCGATGATCTCCACAGGAATCAATATCCCGGTCAAGCATGAGTACCGGGTGAAACTGAGAGAGCTGGACCCGGAAGTTCGCAAGCGCCTTTTTGAAGAGGTTGAAAAGCCTATCTCCGTCGAGGAGGCATACCGGGAAGCGGATCGCTGTATGCGTTGTTACCGGGTTTATTCGGTTATTACAGAGCAATAA
- a CDS encoding 2Fe-2S iron-sulfur cluster binding domain-containing protein: MKAFINSKEIEFRENDTVLAAAKSHGFFIPSLCELADICHAPGTCRVCLVQIQRPGSEITQIVTSCNTPLEEGMRVLTRTPELRRMQRLQVELLLADHNQDCASCIRHGNCELQDVAQFVGLELTRYRYPHFFKQRTQDKSSSCVVRDMSKCIRCFRCLSVCREIQGVDALVISKKGLETEIGVRDSLPLNASDCVGCGQCTLVCPVGALAEKNDIEQVIDYLYDPEIVTVFQVAPAVRTALGEDFGFAAGENVQGQLVGALQKLGADIIQDTNFTADLVIMEEGSELLQRVQNGGTMPMFTSCCPGWVNFAEKNHPELLPNISSARSSQQCFGVLAKTYMAEQMEKDPAKMRVISIMPCTAKKGEAQRAEFKGEYGRDVDVVLTTREFSLLLKREGIHLRDVTPSEFDAPLMSSYSGAAAIFGTTGGVMEAAVRTVYYVLNQQELPQIVFTPLRGMENIRVATVQVTPDRELTLAVAHSLKAAETLVQSIQSGELHCDFVEIMACPGGCMCGGGQPRTKHSYNASGLARRKGLFAIDEKATVRQSHKNQMVQYLYEQFMGEPLSEKSHHLLHTTYSDRKLQGTQTMTMEDIWQEVEERI; encoded by the coding sequence ATGAAAGCATTCATCAACAGTAAGGAAATCGAGTTCAGGGAAAACGACACCGTATTGGCTGCGGCCAAATCTCACGGTTTTTTTATCCCTTCACTGTGTGAGTTGGCAGACATCTGCCACGCTCCCGGCACCTGCAGGGTCTGCCTGGTGCAGATTCAGCGGCCAGGCAGCGAAATCACCCAGATTGTTACCTCCTGTAATACGCCACTGGAAGAGGGTATGCGGGTGCTGACCAGGACACCGGAACTCCGCAGGATGCAGCGCCTTCAGGTGGAGTTGCTGCTGGCGGATCACAATCAGGACTGCGCGTCCTGTATCCGGCATGGCAATTGCGAGCTTCAGGATGTTGCCCAGTTCGTCGGTCTTGAACTTACCCGGTACAGATACCCCCACTTCTTCAAGCAGAGAACCCAGGACAAGTCGTCAAGCTGTGTTGTCCGGGATATGAGCAAATGTATCCGTTGTTTCAGGTGTCTCAGCGTTTGCCGCGAGATTCAGGGTGTTGACGCGCTGGTCATCAGCAAGAAGGGGCTGGAGACCGAGATAGGGGTGCGCGACAGTCTGCCCCTCAACGCGTCGGACTGTGTCGGTTGCGGACAGTGCACCCTGGTGTGTCCTGTAGGAGCGTTGGCGGAGAAAAACGATATCGAGCAGGTAATAGACTATCTGTATGACCCAGAAATTGTCACGGTATTTCAGGTCGCACCGGCCGTTCGTACCGCCCTTGGCGAAGATTTCGGCTTTGCGGCGGGCGAGAATGTGCAGGGGCAGCTGGTGGGCGCGTTGCAGAAGCTGGGTGCTGACATCATTCAGGATACCAATTTCACCGCTGATCTGGTGATAATGGAAGAGGGCAGTGAGCTGCTGCAGCGGGTGCAGAATGGCGGCACAATGCCGATGTTTACCTCCTGCTGCCCCGGCTGGGTGAACTTTGCGGAGAAGAATCACCCCGAGCTGCTGCCGAACATTTCTTCCGCCAGGTCTTCCCAGCAATGTTTCGGCGTGCTGGCCAAAACCTACATGGCGGAGCAGATGGAAAAAGATCCGGCGAAAATGCGGGTAATATCCATTATGCCCTGTACCGCCAAAAAGGGAGAAGCACAACGGGCTGAATTCAAGGGCGAATATGGGCGAGATGTGGATGTGGTCCTGACCACCAGAGAGTTCAGTCTGCTGCTGAAGAGGGAAGGGATTCATCTGCGGGACGTGACCCCGTCTGAGTTTGACGCCCCGTTGATGTCGTCCTACAGTGGAGCTGCCGCCATTTTTGGTACCACCGGCGGGGTGATGGAGGCCGCGGTGCGCACCGTCTATTATGTGTTGAATCAGCAGGAGTTACCGCAGATTGTCTTCACTCCGTTGCGTGGTATGGAAAACATCCGCGTGGCGACGGTGCAGGTTACGCCGGACCGGGAGCTTACCCTGGCGGTTGCACATAGTTTGAAGGCTGCAGAAACACTGGTTCAGTCGATACAATCCGGAGAGTTGCACTGCGATTTCGTGGAGATCATGGCCTGTCCCGGCGGCTGTATGTGCGGAGGCGGCCAGCCGAGAACCAAGCATTCCTATAACGCCTCAGGGTTGGCCCGACGCAAAGGCTTGTTTGCCATTGACGAGAAAGCGACAGTGCGACAGTCACACAAAAACCAGATGGTGCAATATCTCTATGAACAGTTTATGGGGGAACCGCTTAGCGAAAAATCCCATCACCTGCTGCATACCACCTACAGCGACCGAAAGCTGCAGGGTACGCAGACAATGACCATGGAAGATATCTGGCAGGAGGTGGAAGAGCGCATCTGA
- a CDS encoding PhnE/PtxC family ABC transporter permease has translation MARISLSFIFIALLALVAADISITTLDPWGELGKIGLGLLTTDLLSLPDFGSAILNTISFALLGISIAVVLGSLLSLVYELMIVRLFCSFIRSIHELFWAFIFMPLVGLNSLCGILAIAIPYSGIFAKVYAEIRQESDRQPYEALPPDSSRLSSFLFATLPVIYRDLKNYTSYRFECALRSSAILGFIGLPTLGYHLETAFREGLYSQATALLYIFYLLIASIHLWARARFIFVLIVAACWYTSWDMTFSSQNIIRFFTYDILPWPMKADGYYAGTLAITFPIAETFQWAVHVLKTQVLPGAWNTLVLTQIALVCTGLFALLSFPFASTAFYRRRTTWFMHTLLIVCRTTPEYIIAYIFLTLWGPSMLPAIVALFLHNGAILSYLTARNSNQMEIPFDGPISRIDRFCYEVLPRCYGQFLAFLFYRWEIIMRESAILGILGVTTLGYYVDNAISNDHLDVAALIIVVTALLTMAIDRISNSLRKRYKISGVRFEQAR, from the coding sequence ATGGCGCGAATCAGCCTGTCGTTTATTTTTATCGCGCTGCTGGCACTGGTTGCTGCGGATATCTCCATTACCACCCTCGACCCATGGGGGGAGCTTGGTAAGATCGGCCTTGGCCTGCTCACCACTGATCTCCTCTCTCTACCAGATTTCGGCTCGGCAATACTCAACACTATCAGTTTTGCCTTGCTTGGCATCAGCATCGCGGTAGTACTGGGTTCCCTGCTGTCCCTGGTATACGAGCTCATGATCGTGCGGCTGTTCTGCTCTTTTATACGCTCAATACATGAACTGTTTTGGGCCTTCATCTTTATGCCGCTTGTCGGCTTGAACAGCCTATGCGGCATTCTGGCCATCGCCATTCCCTACTCAGGGATTTTTGCCAAAGTCTATGCAGAAATACGACAGGAATCGGACCGGCAACCGTACGAGGCGCTGCCACCGGATAGCTCACGCCTGAGCAGTTTCTTATTCGCGACCCTGCCGGTCATCTACCGGGATCTGAAAAATTACACCTCGTACAGATTCGAGTGTGCCCTGCGGTCAAGTGCCATACTTGGTTTTATTGGTTTGCCTACCCTTGGCTACCATCTCGAGACAGCCTTTCGGGAAGGGTTATACAGCCAGGCAACCGCCCTGCTGTACATCTTTTACCTGCTGATCGCCTCCATCCACCTTTGGGCCAGAGCCAGATTCATTTTTGTGCTGATAGTCGCTGCCTGCTGGTACACCTCATGGGACATGACGTTTTCCAGCCAGAACATTATTCGTTTCTTCACCTATGACATCCTGCCATGGCCAATGAAGGCGGATGGGTATTATGCGGGAACTCTGGCAATAACCTTCCCCATAGCCGAAACATTCCAGTGGGCGGTGCATGTGCTAAAAACACAGGTTCTGCCAGGTGCATGGAACACCCTGGTACTCACACAGATCGCTCTGGTATGCACCGGCCTGTTCGCACTCTTGAGCTTTCCTTTTGCAAGCACAGCCTTCTATAGACGAAGAACCACGTGGTTCATGCATACCCTGCTCATCGTTTGCAGAACGACACCGGAATATATAATCGCCTACATCTTCCTCACCTTATGGGGACCATCCATGCTGCCGGCGATAGTTGCCCTCTTTCTGCATAACGGCGCAATTCTGTCGTACCTTACAGCTCGAAATAGTAACCAGATGGAGATTCCATTCGATGGACCGATATCAAGGATTGATAGATTCTGCTATGAAGTTCTGCCGAGATGCTACGGTCAGTTTCTGGCTTTTCTCTTTTACCGTTGGGAGATCATTATGCGGGAATCGGCCATCCTGGGCATACTTGGGGTAACAACTCTGGGCTACTATGTGGATAACGCCATAAGCAATGATCATCTGGATGTTGCAGCCCTGATCATAGTTGTTACCGCCCTGTTGACCATGGCAATCGACCGAATCTCAAACTCGCTCAGGAAACGATACAAAATCAGTGGAGTCAGGTTCGAACAGGCCAGATAG
- a CDS encoding phosphonate ABC transporter ATP-binding protein, which translates to MTAFMDSFRSPSTPHQTLIELQGEDISYGDVVALKNITLAINEGEKVAVIGRSGAGKTTLLKRLYLTQPRLCAFIHQHKALVPQLSVFHNIYMGKLDQHPVLDNICNLIFPATKYKAAIEPIARKLGLEEKLFARVGELSGGQQQRVGIGRALYRNCPILMADEPVSSLDELQREEIMAAIAGSGKTVITTLHSVEIAKRYFQRVIGIKDSSILFDMTVSQLTDRQLAELYS; encoded by the coding sequence ATGACCGCTTTTATGGATTCGTTCCGCTCCCCTTCAACACCTCACCAGACGCTCATTGAGCTGCAAGGCGAAGATATCAGCTATGGTGATGTCGTGGCGCTTAAAAATATCACTCTTGCTATTAACGAAGGGGAGAAAGTTGCCGTAATAGGCAGAAGCGGTGCTGGCAAAACCACGCTCCTGAAACGACTATATCTGACCCAGCCCCGGCTGTGCGCCTTTATCCATCAGCACAAGGCATTGGTACCGCAGTTATCTGTTTTTCATAACATTTACATGGGAAAACTAGATCAGCACCCGGTACTGGACAATATCTGCAACCTGATCTTCCCTGCCACGAAATACAAAGCGGCCATTGAACCGATAGCCCGTAAACTTGGTCTGGAAGAAAAGCTGTTCGCGAGGGTAGGTGAACTCTCAGGCGGCCAGCAGCAGCGTGTCGGTATCGGCCGGGCACTGTATAGAAACTGTCCCATCCTTATGGCCGATGAACCGGTCTCATCACTCGACGAACTTCAGCGGGAAGAAATCATGGCCGCCATTGCCGGCTCAGGAAAAACGGTCATTACAACCCTGCATTCGGTGGAGATCGCCAAACGCTATTTTCAGCGTGTGATTGGGATTAAAGACAGCTCCATCCTGTTCGATATGACTGTAAGCCAACTCACCGACAGACAACTGGCTGAGCTGTACAGTTAA
- a CDS encoding putative selenate ABC transporter substrate-binding protein encodes MAGYRFFAPLITTIALTLVTASLVNANQNTKEFKFTAIPDQDTTRLEQRFGKVAQYLSDQLGFTVTYVPVKSYSSSVQAFKNNEVQMAWFGGLSGVQARLAVPGSKAIAQGEEDEHFVSYFIAHSSTGLNGGDKLPKEISGMTFTFGSKGSTSGRLMPEYYLRKEFNQAPDALFSKVGFSGDHSKTIALVQSGSYQLGAVNYKVWERELEAGTIDSSKVSVIWKTPEYPDYNWTVRGDVDSIYGAGTIEKIQKALVEITDQELLDAFPRKSFIPADNGMYQPILETGKEIGIFR; translated from the coding sequence ATGGCAGGTTATAGATTTTTTGCACCCCTCATCACCACTATAGCGCTCACGTTGGTGACAGCGTCTCTGGTCAATGCGAACCAAAACACCAAAGAATTCAAGTTCACTGCCATCCCCGATCAGGATACAACCCGTCTTGAACAGCGTTTTGGCAAGGTAGCTCAATATTTGAGCGATCAACTCGGCTTTACCGTTACCTATGTACCGGTCAAATCCTATTCATCTTCGGTGCAGGCTTTTAAAAACAATGAAGTGCAGATGGCCTGGTTTGGCGGGCTTTCGGGAGTACAGGCACGGCTCGCTGTACCCGGCTCCAAGGCTATTGCCCAGGGTGAAGAAGACGAGCATTTCGTCTCGTACTTCATCGCTCATAGCTCAACTGGATTGAACGGTGGGGATAAGCTCCCTAAAGAAATTTCTGGAATGACCTTCACTTTCGGTTCCAAAGGCTCCACCTCCGGCAGGCTGATGCCCGAGTATTATCTCCGTAAAGAGTTCAACCAGGCCCCTGACGCTCTCTTCAGCAAAGTTGGCTTCAGCGGTGACCACTCCAAGACCATAGCCCTTGTTCAGTCCGGCAGTTATCAACTAGGGGCTGTGAATTATAAAGTCTGGGAGAGAGAGCTTGAGGCGGGCACTATTGATAGCAGCAAGGTTTCCGTTATCTGGAAGACCCCTGAATACCCCGACTATAACTGGACCGTGCGCGGTGATGTGGATTCCATCTACGGGGCCGGAACAATAGAAAAGATCCAGAAAGCGCTGGTGGAAATCACCGATCAGGAACTGCTTGATGCCTTTCCCCGCAAAAGCTTCATCCCTGCCGATAACGGGATGTATCAACCAATACTCGAAACCGGCAAAGAAATTGGCATCTTCCGCTAA
- a CDS encoding cytochrome-c peroxidase: protein MKMNNNMKGIACLTLCSLFICFGTSAAKPDNPKLSPTEELGRFLYFDTNLSEPAGQSCASCHDPDFGFVDPDSNLPVSEGVIPGLFGGRNSPSSAYAMYAPMLYFDEVEGLWIGGQFWDARATGEVLGDPLADQALGPFLNPVEMANPSKKHVIDDIKISEYASLFEEVWGEGSLDDVEAAYDQVALSIAAFERTALFAPFSSKYDAYLQSCLKKGGAKDECAMGIGPQAANAAAKIFTTQEWDGLQLFMGDNNNDGILTEGEGAMCAACHIAEWTDPILHPETGEINVVIPTWSPDGTVPPVFTDFTYDNLGVAKNTEYPLPQTGPPDSGLGPIVHDPKENGKFKVMTLRNIELTGPYAHNGLFKSLKEITHFYNTRGLQPDASGEFGSPEFPATMNTTELGNLGLSDADENALVEFMKTLTDGYK, encoded by the coding sequence ATGAAAATGAATAACAATATGAAAGGAATTGCGTGTTTGACTCTTTGTTCGTTATTTATCTGTTTTGGAACGAGTGCTGCAAAGCCTGACAATCCAAAACTGTCGCCGACAGAGGAGCTTGGTCGTTTTCTGTATTTTGACACTAATCTTTCTGAGCCAGCTGGCCAGTCATGTGCAAGTTGCCATGATCCTGACTTTGGCTTTGTGGATCCTGATTCCAACCTTCCTGTTTCCGAAGGTGTTATACCCGGCTTGTTTGGCGGAAGGAATTCTCCGAGCTCAGCCTATGCCATGTATGCACCAATGCTTTATTTTGACGAGGTTGAAGGGTTATGGATAGGCGGCCAGTTCTGGGATGCAAGGGCTACGGGTGAGGTGCTTGGTGATCCATTAGCGGATCAAGCCTTAGGACCGTTTTTAAATCCTGTTGAAATGGCTAACCCTTCAAAAAAGCATGTTATAGATGATATAAAGATATCTGAATATGCATCACTTTTTGAAGAAGTGTGGGGAGAAGGCAGCTTGGATGACGTTGAAGCAGCTTATGATCAGGTAGCTCTTTCTATTGCGGCCTTTGAACGTACGGCACTCTTTGCCCCCTTTAGCTCGAAATACGATGCTTATTTACAGTCTTGCCTCAAAAAGGGTGGAGCTAAAGACGAGTGCGCAATGGGGATTGGCCCCCAGGCGGCAAATGCTGCCGCGAAAATATTTACAACACAAGAGTGGGATGGGTTACAGCTCTTCATGGGTGATAATAACAATGACGGGATCCTGACCGAGGGGGAAGGAGCTATGTGCGCCGCCTGTCATATTGCAGAGTGGACTGACCCTATACTGCATCCAGAAACTGGCGAAATAAATGTCGTAATTCCGACATGGTCTCCAGACGGTACAGTACCTCCAGTATTCACTGATTTTACTTATGATAATCTGGGAGTGGCGAAGAACACGGAGTATCCTTTACCTCAGACAGGCCCGCCTGATTCAGGACTGGGGCCCATTGTCCATGATCCTAAAGAGAACGGAAAGTTCAAGGTGATGACCCTTCGCAATATAGAATTGACCGGGCCATATGCACACAACGGCCTGTTTAAAAGTTTGAAAGAGATAACCCATTTTTACAATACCCGTGGATTGCAGCCAGATGCCTCGGGAGAGTTTGGTAGCCCGGAATTTCCTGCCACAATGAACACTACAGAGCTTGGCAACCTTGGGTTGAGTGATGCTGATGAAAATGCCCTTGTCGAGTTTATGAAAACACTTACCGATGGTTATAAATAA
- a CDS encoding Lrp/AsnC family transcriptional regulator produces MRKNNSDINLDETDLSLLELVQQDGRISNTKVAEKLSLSEAPCWRRRKRLEEAGIIVNYQANLNRELLGFGVMALVQISFADPTDEAPVLFEEKIQKIPEILSCYNVTGETDYLLQVVARDLASYELFLRTVLRKLPGVRSIQTSISLREVKNSSRLPVQNLRDRK; encoded by the coding sequence TTGAGAAAGAATAATTCAGATATCAATTTAGATGAGACAGATCTATCGTTGCTTGAACTAGTCCAACAGGACGGTAGGATATCCAACACCAAAGTAGCGGAGAAGTTGTCACTCAGTGAAGCGCCATGCTGGAGACGTCGAAAGCGTCTTGAAGAGGCAGGCATAATTGTGAATTACCAAGCCAACCTGAACCGTGAACTTCTCGGCTTTGGGGTTATGGCGCTGGTGCAGATAAGCTTTGCTGACCCCACAGATGAGGCGCCGGTTCTGTTTGAAGAGAAAATCCAGAAAATCCCAGAGATCCTCTCTTGCTACAACGTTACCGGTGAAACAGATTACCTGCTGCAGGTAGTAGCGAGAGATCTGGCCTCCTATGAACTGTTTTTGCGGACCGTGCTGCGCAAACTGCCCGGGGTAAGGTCAATCCAGACAAGTATCTCGCTCCGGGAGGTAAAAAACTCCTCACGGTTGCCGGTGCAGAATTTGAGGGATAGGAAATAG
- a CDS encoding LysE family translocator — protein sequence MIELTLLPLYLGALIVAYVTPGPDMALVLAVSASRGKMAGFRTVKGFAVGRAIHVLGSGAGLAVLFTSYPGLQMVVRILGAVYLLNWAWKIARAPVGLRQPDSPDFRHGSDMWRGFLTSLLNPKAVLFCSMLLPQFVSPATGSLFTQFMVLGLLLVIVGFIFDCSYVVLSDWLTRTLSRNISDGSQTGQLVERCRNYLMVTVLGGVALLLLKA from the coding sequence ATGATCGAACTCACTCTGTTACCACTTTATTTAGGCGCCTTGATTGTGGCGTATGTGACTCCTGGGCCTGACATGGCGCTTGTTCTGGCCGTTTCTGCCAGTAGAGGCAAGATGGCTGGTTTCCGCACCGTTAAAGGATTTGCCGTTGGCCGGGCAATTCATGTACTTGGCTCGGGTGCAGGGCTTGCCGTACTGTTTACCAGTTATCCCGGCCTGCAAATGGTGGTTCGTATACTTGGTGCTGTCTATCTGCTGAATTGGGCCTGGAAAATTGCCCGGGCTCCTGTGGGACTTCGACAACCGGACTCGCCAGATTTCAGGCATGGCTCAGATATGTGGCGCGGCTTTCTAACCAGTCTGCTTAATCCCAAGGCGGTTTTGTTCTGCAGTATGCTGCTTCCCCAATTTGTTTCCCCTGCAACTGGTTCACTTTTTACACAGTTTATGGTGCTGGGACTACTCTTAGTCATTGTCGGATTCATATTTGATTGCAGCTACGTCGTGTTATCGGATTGGCTTACAAGGACTTTAAGCCGCAATATCTCTGACGGATCGCAGACAGGGCAATTGGTAGAAAGATGCCGTAATTATCTGATGGTGACTGTATTGGGAGGAGTTGCACTGCTTTTGTTGAAAGCCTGA
- a CDS encoding GNAT family N-acetyltransferase produces MFSRKINGDTLRMCLAIPQYGDELYRLIDRNRDHLGQWLPWLDETQSPADTKTFISAELMKFARGEALYTLLFVHERIGGTVAFKSIDSQTGTAVIGYWLAEEFTGLGIMSKSVTEIIQLGKEYYDLKTCRISCAVENIKSRAIPERLGFHEKETLANAECVNGRWLDHIVYELNL; encoded by the coding sequence ATGTTTTCACGGAAAATTAATGGCGACACCTTGCGAATGTGCCTGGCAATCCCCCAATATGGTGACGAGCTCTATCGGCTCATAGACAGGAACCGGGACCATCTTGGCCAATGGTTGCCGTGGCTCGACGAAACTCAGAGCCCCGCTGACACCAAAACCTTTATCTCAGCTGAGTTAATGAAGTTTGCTCGGGGTGAAGCCTTATACACTCTTCTTTTCGTGCATGAGCGGATTGGAGGAACTGTAGCCTTTAAATCCATCGACAGCCAGACCGGAACCGCTGTTATTGGTTACTGGCTGGCAGAAGAGTTCACCGGCCTTGGCATAATGAGTAAATCTGTGACTGAAATTATACAACTCGGCAAAGAGTATTATGATTTAAAGACCTGCCGCATCAGTTGTGCCGTAGAAAATATCAAAAGCCGTGCCATACCTGAACGTCTTGGTTTTCATGAAAAAGAGACTCTCGCCAATGCCGAATGCGTGAACGGACGATGGCTCGACCATATCGTCTATGAGCTGAATCTGTAA
- a CDS encoding nicotinamide mononucleotide transporter — translation MDFALQMWGGLFYLSNKVFFALAEGKDPARKRQLKIIGWSVYLLGVPAWIIILLAKQNWIAASLELGGVPAMFLGLYCVWSKCRNAPVLFDRFAAFSTYFFLIFGTCYSIYDYGGLTSLSQFLEIIAATGFLLGSYLLAKNKLTGWIFFMLMNSSMAALMLVNAKYILAAQQGVSLCVVIYGFVTAITVRDRIAATT, via the coding sequence ATGGATTTTGCTTTGCAAATGTGGGGAGGGCTATTTTACCTCTCGAATAAAGTCTTTTTTGCCCTCGCCGAAGGCAAAGACCCGGCTCGTAAGCGGCAACTCAAAATTATCGGCTGGTCGGTCTACCTCCTTGGAGTTCCCGCCTGGATCATTATTCTGCTGGCAAAACAGAACTGGATCGCAGCCTCCCTTGAACTGGGTGGGGTGCCCGCCATGTTTCTCGGGCTGTATTGTGTCTGGAGTAAATGCCGGAATGCCCCGGTTCTCTTTGATCGGTTCGCAGCCTTTTCCACCTATTTTTTCTTAATTTTTGGTACCTGTTATAGCATTTACGACTACGGTGGGCTCACCTCGCTCTCCCAGTTCCTTGAAATAATTGCCGCCACCGGGTTTCTGTTGGGGAGTTACCTGCTCGCTAAAAACAAGCTCACCGGCTGGATCTTTTTCATGCTTATGAATAGCAGCATGGCCGCCTTAATGCTCGTAAACGCCAAGTATATTCTCGCTGCACAGCAAGGGGTGTCGCTCTGTGTTGTTATTTATGGCTTTGTTACCGCAATCACAGTCCGTGATCGAATAGCTGCCACAACTTGA